From the genome of Malus domestica chromosome 04, GDT2T_hap1, one region includes:
- the LOC103419261 gene encoding metalloendoproteinase 1-MMP, with amino-acid sequence MFPFFRYNSFFFFICLCFLCFSPPAFPARILPDSVTVLTAASDVHNATWHDFSRFLDAGKGSLVSGMSELKNYFHRFGYLPNSNFTDFFDTEFESALTLYQSKLSLPVTGKLDTDTISAIISPRCGVSDMSQHTALHATRHFAYFYGKPRWARPSPVSLTYAFSPNHMVSYLNPSDVRDIFHRAFSRWSAVIPVNFTETDDYASADIKIGFYRGDHGDGEPFDGVLGVLGHAFSPENGRFHLDAAESWAIDFKTDKSKVAIDLESVATHEIGHVLGLAHASVKEAVMYPSLSPRTKKVDLKIDDVEGVQALYGSNPNFKFGSLQSENSYNHAVSLKSRSSFRWSILLTLTTTLVLLLGLNLAT; translated from the coding sequence ATGTTCCCATTTTTCAGGTAcaactctttcttcttcttcatatgCCTATGCTTCCTCTGTTTTTCCCCCCCTGCCTTTCCCGCCAGAATTTTACCGGACTCAGTAACTGTATTAACCGCCGCCTCCGACGTCCACAACGCCACATGGCACGACTTCTCAAGGTTCCTAGACGCCGGGAAAGGAAGCCTAGTTAGCGGCATGTCCGAGCTCAAGAACTACTTCCACCGTTTTGGCTACTTACCCAATTCCAACTTCACTGATTTTTTCGACACAGAATTTGAGTCCGCCTTGACTCTATACCAGTCCAAGCTGAGCCTGCCCGTCACAGGCAAGCTGGACACAGACACCATCTCGGCGATAATTTCACCGAGGTGTGGTGTCAGTGACATGTCGCAACATACGGCTCTGCATGCGACGCGTCACTTCGCCTACTTCTACGGCAAGCCGAGGTGGGCGCGCCCTTCCCCCGTATCGCTCACATACGCTTTCTCCCCCAATCACATGGTGAGTTACCTGAACCCATCAGATGTTCGAGACATTTTTCACCGCGCTTTTTCGCGGTGGTCGGCGGTGATCCCTGTGAACTTCACCGAGACCGACGACTACGCTTCCGCGGATATTAAAATAGGGTTTTACCGCGGCGACCACGGGGACGGGGAGCCGTTCGACGGGGTGTTGGGGGTGCTGGGGCATGCTTTTTCGCCCGAGAACGGGAGGTTCCACCTGGACGCGGCGGAATCATGGGCCATTGATTTCAAAACGGATAAGTCAAAGGTGGCTATTGATTTGGAATCGGTGGCGACTCATGAGATAGGGCATGTACTCGGGCTGGCTCACGCCTCGGTCAAGGAGGCCGTTATGTACCCGAGCCTGAGTCCTCGGACCAAGAAGGTGGACCTCAAGATTGATGACGTGGAAGGTGTCCAAGCTTTGTATGGGTCCAACCCTAATTTCAAATTTGGCTCATTGCAGAGTGAAAATTCTTACAACCATGCAGTTTCTTTGAAGTCAAGGTCTTCCTTTAGGTGGTCCATTTTGTTAACACTCACCACCACTTTGGTATTGCTCTTAGGCCTTAATTTGGCCACCTGA
- the LOC103433008 gene encoding protein NONRESPONDING TO OXYLIPINS 2, mitochondrial isoform X1: MASACRQFANRASLSSIRSAVRSSVPKSSASRFPLPTASSPSSAPLRRFSLSRPPGALGCVQSLLPLHSAVAAARLTSSLSTTSRSCRALSQGTLCRTSPGL, translated from the exons ATGGCTTCAGCCTGCAGGCAATTCGCCAACAGAGCTTCCCTATCGTCCATCCGATCCGCCGTCAGATCCAGCGTCCCAAAATCTTCCGCTTCACGCTTCCCTCTCCCCACCGCCTCCTCTCCCTCCTCCGCCCCTCTTCGACGTTTCTCGCTCTCTAG GCCTCCAGGTGCGTTGGGATGCGTTCAGTCACTACTTCCACTCCACAGCGCGGTGGCGGCGGCGAGGTTGACGTCGTCGCTGAGCACTACATCGAGGAGCTGCCGAGCGCTCTCACAGGGTACTCTCTGCCGCACCTCTCCCGGcctctaa
- the LOC103433008 gene encoding protein NONRESPONDING TO OXYLIPINS 2, mitochondrial isoform X3 → MASACRQFANRASLSSIRSAVRSSVPKSSASRFPLPTASSPSSAPLRRFSLSRPPGALGCVQSLLPLHSAVAAARLTSSLSTTSRSCRALSQDGIDGT, encoded by the exons ATGGCTTCAGCCTGCAGGCAATTCGCCAACAGAGCTTCCCTATCGTCCATCCGATCCGCCGTCAGATCCAGCGTCCCAAAATCTTCCGCTTCACGCTTCCCTCTCCCCACCGCCTCCTCTCCCTCCTCCGCCCCTCTTCGACGTTTCTCGCTCTCTAG GCCTCCAGGTGCGTTGGGATGCGTTCAGTCACTACTTCCACTCCACAGCGCGGTGGCGGCGGCGAGGTTGACGTCGTCGCTGAGCACTACATCGAGGAGCTGCCGAGCGCTCTCACAGG
- the LOC103433008 gene encoding protein NONRESPONDING TO OXYLIPINS 2, mitochondrial isoform X2 codes for MASACRQFANRASLSSIRSAVRSSVPKSSASRFPLPTASSPSSAPLRRFSLSRPPGALGCVQSLLPLHSAVAAARLTSSLSTTSRSCRALSQELGRSGPR; via the exons ATGGCTTCAGCCTGCAGGCAATTCGCCAACAGAGCTTCCCTATCGTCCATCCGATCCGCCGTCAGATCCAGCGTCCCAAAATCTTCCGCTTCACGCTTCCCTCTCCCCACCGCCTCCTCTCCCTCCTCCGCCCCTCTTCGACGTTTCTCGCTCTCTAG GCCTCCAGGTGCGTTGGGATGCGTTCAGTCACTACTTCCACTCCACAGCGCGGTGGCGGCGGCGAGGTTGACGTCGTCGCTGAGCACTACATCGAGGAGCTGCCGAGCGCTCTCACAGG